CGCCCGGTTCAGGGCATAGGTCTGCAGGGCGCGCATGACCTTTTCACCCTCGCCGACCCCCGCCTCAAAATCCGCGTAACTGGCGATCATCCAGCGACGCGCGGCGTCACTGCCCTTGTTCAGAGCGCCAACCGTTTCCCCGAGCGCCTTGAAATTGTTATAAGCCTCGGCAACCTCAAAGGGTATTCCCTGCTGGGCGAAGCTCGATTTTTCTTCCAGGGCATTGAGCTCGGCCTGGGCATTGGCAACCTGCGCGGAATTCACGGCCCCCTGCCAGTTCCAGCGGACACCCAGCACCGGCGTGGCGCCATACTGGTGAAAGGGATCATACAGGAAGGGGTTTTTCAGGTCCTCCCGCTGGCTGGCGTAGCTGACGACACCCACCACCCCGGCATAGACATCCGGATAGGCCTCGGAACGCTTCGCCGCCACCAGCGAACGCCGGGCACGCAGACCGGCCTCCAGCTGGGCCGACTCGGGCCGCGACTGCAAGGCAAGCTGCTGCAACTGCGCCAGGCCCTTGCTGTCGGCCAGGGTAACCGACACCGGCGCGATATGAGCATCGGCGATCTCCAGGGGTTCGGTACCCGGCAAGCCCGTCAGCAGGTGCAGCCCCTGGGCAGCCGTCGCTTCCACGGCCCGGGCCTGCAGGATGAACTTGCGCAACTGCGCTTCACCGGCCTGAAGCTGGAACAGATCCGCCTGGGTGGCATCCGCATCACCGGAAGCCAGCCATTGCTTGACCATGTCCTGCGCGCCCAGCACCCGCTTTTCCACATCCTCGAGCATCAGGCGCACGTCCCGCGCAGTCAGATAGCCAAAATAGGCGCGTTTCACTTCCAGCATGGTCTGACCACGGCGCAGGCGCAGATCGCCTCGCTTGACATCCGCCTGCCCCTGGGCGGCGCGCGCGTAGTTGTCGATCTTGCCGAAGGTATAGAGGGGCTTGATGATCTGGAACTGCAGCATCTCCCAGTCGGACAGCCCGTCCACATCATAGGCATCACGGCGCAGATTGTTGCTGCCGGGTTCGAAGATGTTGCCATCCTTGGCCGTGGTCATACCGATGAAGGCGTTGGCGCTGATCATCAGGCCACGATGCCCCAGCGCCTCATCGATGATGGCACGCGCGGCATCCACCAGCTTCTCGCGTTCGGCAATGCGGGGATCGTGCTCCAGGGCACGCTGCACGGCTTCATCCAGGGTCAGCGGGGCACTGCTGGCAGTACCGGACCACAGTAGACCAAGCAGACAGAAATTCAATACGCGCTTTTTCAAAACTCACCTCCTGCCGATGAATCAGCCTTCGGGCTCTCTGCGGCCTTGTTATACAGGAACTGGCCGATGATCTCTTCGAGGGAAATGGCCGACTGCGTGATCGAAATCTGTCCCTGGGGCTTCATCATATCCGGAGCGCCGCCTGGAGACAGAGAGACATATTGCTCTCCCAGCAAGCCCGCGGTGTAGATGCTGGCGCCCGTGTCCACCGGCAGCTTGATGGCGGGGTCGATCTCCAGGGTGACCACGGCCAGATAGGATTTCGGGTCGATCCGGATATTGCTGACCCGACCCACGGACACGCCGCCGAGCTTGACCGGGGCATTTTCCCGCAGGCCGCCAACACTCTCGAAACTGGCGGAGATCGGATAGCCGCCATCACGCCCAAGCTCGGCCAGATTGCCTACCCGCAGGGCCAGCAGGACCAACGCAGCCAGACCCAGCAACACGAAAATGCCCACCCACCAGTCCACTGCCCGACGTTCCATCCTGTTCCTCACTCCAGGCCTCGCGGGCCATTCCTAAAACATTAAGGCCGTCAGGACAAAGTCCAGGGCCAGCACCACCAGGGCCGAGCCGACCACGGTCCGGGTCGTGGCGCGTCCCACGCCCTCGGCGGAAGGCTCGCTGCGATAGCCCTGCCAGGTTGCCATCCAGCTCACGGCCAGGCCAAAGACCAGGGCCTTGGCCAGACCGCTCAGCACGTCATCGACCAGACTGACATTGGCCTGCATCTGCGACCAGAACGCACCGTTATCAACGCCCATGACCGGCACGGCAATCAGATAGCCGCCCCAGACACCCACCACGTCATA
This Thermithiobacillus plumbiphilus DNA region includes the following protein-coding sequences:
- a CDS encoding TolC family protein, coding for MKKRVLNFCLLGLLWSGTASSAPLTLDEAVQRALEHDPRIAEREKLVDAARAIIDEALGHRGLMISANAFIGMTTAKDGNIFEPGSNNLRRDAYDVDGLSDWEMLQFQIIKPLYTFGKIDNYARAAQGQADVKRGDLRLRRGQTMLEVKRAYFGYLTARDVRLMLEDVEKRVLGAQDMVKQWLASGDADATQADLFQLQAGEAQLRKFILQARAVEATAAQGLHLLTGLPGTEPLEIADAHIAPVSVTLADSKGLAQLQQLALQSRPESAQLEAGLRARRSLVAAKRSEAYPDVYAGVVGVVSYASQREDLKNPFLYDPFHQYGATPVLGVRWNWQGAVNSAQVANAQAELNALEEKSSFAQQGIPFEVAEAYNNFKALGETVGALNKGSDAARRWMIASYADFEAGVGEGEKVMRALQTYALNRADYLRAVNDYNMAAARLDLVTGQYP
- the mlaD gene encoding outer membrane lipid asymmetry maintenance protein MlaD, which translates into the protein MERRAVDWWVGIFVLLGLAALVLLALRVGNLAELGRDGGYPISASFESVGGLRENAPVKLGGVSVGRVSNIRIDPKSYLAVVTLEIDPAIKLPVDTGASIYTAGLLGEQYVSLSPGGAPDMMKPQGQISITQSAISLEEIIGQFLYNKAAESPKADSSAGGEF